From one Henriciella marina DSM 19595 genomic stretch:
- a CDS encoding N-acyl-D-amino-acid deacylase family protein, translating to MYDLIIRNGTVVDGSGLPGYQADVAITGNRIAKIGRISETAEREVDAAGKVVSPGFIDPHTHFDAQLLWDGYAKPALSHGVTTIVPGNCSLSLAPLKADHRMRLVGMFNQIEEMPYKAFREGVVWDWETFSEYITRIRKGLAINVAPLVGHSVIRLWVMNDAATERTATDAEIAEMQNVLRECLDAGAAGLSTSYVDMDEKLQPVPSRYAEAREVEALAEVLGEYGRMLQIVPEFYDPDLTIARLDQLAELSIKYQIPTTFSPLFLNADNVEAVDRVMKRVDEQFERGARVWPQVQTRPIDISFSFAVPSLLFIRFRGWYNIMRFGSPDEIIATFSDPEKRKSLVEEAQGYKDLWPILVLRQVKTDANQKYVGKTLGEIAEMRGTTPVEAMIDLSLEEELDAHFLAESMGHNDDARVARLLNHPRVHIGASDGGAHILSFSTYGDTGYLLGRFVRELKSVRMEDAIKKVTSDTASIWGIPDRGLLRTGYIADIAVFDAAKIDRGVEKFVQDVPGDGSRYVRDSHGVDTVIVGGGIAWTAKDGYQDARGEVLPGETARQPELVAAE from the coding sequence ATGTATGACCTAATCATCCGCAATGGCACCGTCGTCGACGGGTCTGGCCTGCCAGGCTATCAGGCCGATGTCGCAATCACCGGCAACCGTATCGCGAAGATCGGCCGTATAAGCGAGACCGCCGAGCGTGAAGTCGATGCGGCCGGGAAAGTGGTGTCACCGGGCTTTATCGACCCGCACACGCATTTCGATGCGCAGCTGCTCTGGGATGGTTATGCCAAACCGGCCCTCTCGCATGGCGTGACGACCATTGTGCCAGGCAATTGCTCGCTCTCGCTGGCGCCGCTCAAGGCCGACCACAGAATGCGGCTTGTTGGTATGTTCAACCAGATCGAGGAAATGCCGTACAAGGCGTTCCGCGAAGGCGTCGTCTGGGACTGGGAGACGTTTTCGGAATACATCACGCGCATTCGCAAGGGCCTTGCCATCAACGTGGCGCCGCTTGTCGGCCATAGCGTCATCCGGCTCTGGGTCATGAATGATGCAGCCACCGAACGCACAGCCACCGATGCCGAGATCGCGGAGATGCAGAACGTCCTGCGCGAATGTCTCGATGCGGGCGCGGCCGGCCTCTCGACCAGCTATGTCGACATGGACGAAAAGCTCCAGCCTGTCCCGAGCCGCTATGCTGAGGCCCGCGAGGTTGAAGCGCTGGCCGAAGTGCTCGGCGAATATGGCCGCATGCTGCAGATCGTGCCGGAGTTCTACGATCCTGATCTGACGATTGCCCGCCTCGACCAGCTGGCTGAACTGTCGATCAAATATCAGATCCCGACGACCTTTTCGCCGCTCTTCCTGAATGCTGACAATGTCGAGGCTGTCGACCGGGTCATGAAACGCGTCGATGAGCAGTTCGAACGCGGCGCACGTGTCTGGCCGCAGGTTCAGACGCGGCCGATCGATATCTCGTTCAGCTTTGCCGTGCCGAGCCTGCTCTTCATCCGCTTCCGCGGCTGGTACAACATCATGCGCTTCGGCAGCCCTGATGAGATCATTGCGACATTCTCAGACCCGGAAAAGCGCAAGTCTCTGGTTGAAGAGGCGCAAGGCTACAAGGATCTCTGGCCGATCCTCGTGCTGCGTCAGGTCAAGACGGACGCGAACCAGAAATATGTCGGCAAGACGCTTGGCGAGATTGCCGAGATGCGCGGGACGACACCTGTCGAGGCGATGATCGATCTGTCGCTGGAAGAAGAGCTCGACGCGCATTTCCTGGCTGAAAGCATGGGCCATAATGATGATGCGCGCGTTGCGCGGCTTCTCAACCATCCGCGCGTCCATATTGGCGCAAGCGATGGCGGGGCGCACATCCTGTCCTTCTCGACCTATGGCGACACCGGCTATCTTCTTGGGCGCTTTGTGCGCGAGCTGAAATCGGTGCGCATGGAAGACGCGATCAAGAAGGTTACGTCCGATACGGCCTCGATCTGGGGCATTCCTGACCGCGGGCTGCTGCGGACCGGCTATATCGCCGACATCGCCGTCTTCGACGCCGCAAAAATCGATCGGGGCGTCGAGAAGTTCGTTCAGGATGTGCCGGGTGATGGCAGCCGCTATGTCCGCGATTCCCATGGCGTCGATACGGTCATTGTGGGCGGCGGCATCGCGTGGACGGCGAAGGATGGCTATCAGGATGCCCGCGGCGAAGTGCTGCCGGGCGAGACCGCTCGCCAGCCTGAGCTGGTCGCAGCCGAATGA
- a CDS encoding alpha/beta fold hydrolase, with the protein MSQRRVATNGIELNIAEAGEGPLVLLLHGFPESWYSWRHQFAPIAGAGYHVVAPDMRGYGKSDRPKEIEAYNQVEVRKDIIGLIDTLGYDKAIVIGHDWGAPTAWATALHHPDKVRAVGALSVPFMPRSPVQPMPAMREMFKGQFFYQLYFFEPGIAEAEFEADIRTALKKFLVMAGGETDLTTLPAKGPEDDMFSGLPNPDTLPPWLSEEDLDFYTEEFERSGMRGPLNYYRNHDLAWKLTEGAPTTIEQPAFFAGGLNDGVIMMAAEALQAMPTFVKDLRMNELIPGIGHWTQQEAPERVNEIILEFLKDVDG; encoded by the coding sequence GTGAGCCAGCGGCGTGTTGCCACGAATGGCATCGAGCTGAACATAGCAGAAGCGGGCGAGGGGCCTCTTGTCCTGCTTCTGCATGGCTTCCCGGAGTCCTGGTACTCCTGGCGCCATCAGTTCGCGCCAATCGCAGGCGCTGGCTATCACGTTGTTGCGCCGGACATGCGGGGCTATGGCAAGAGCGACCGGCCGAAAGAAATCGAGGCGTATAATCAGGTCGAGGTCCGCAAGGATATCATCGGCCTGATCGATACGCTCGGTTACGACAAGGCCATTGTCATCGGTCATGACTGGGGCGCGCCGACCGCCTGGGCGACCGCTCTTCATCATCCTGACAAGGTACGGGCCGTCGGGGCGCTGTCGGTGCCATTTATGCCGCGCTCTCCTGTCCAGCCGATGCCAGCCATGCGGGAGATGTTCAAGGGGCAGTTCTTCTATCAGCTCTACTTCTTTGAGCCGGGCATTGCCGAGGCCGAGTTCGAGGCCGACATTCGCACCGCACTGAAGAAGTTTCTGGTCATGGCGGGCGGTGAGACGGACCTCACGACCCTCCCTGCGAAGGGGCCAGAGGACGACATGTTCTCCGGCCTGCCAAACCCGGACACGCTGCCGCCCTGGCTGAGCGAGGAAGATCTCGATTTCTATACCGAGGAGTTCGAGCGTTCAGGCATGCGCGGGCCGCTGAACTATTATCGCAATCACGATCTTGCCTGGAAACTGACGGAAGGCGCGCCCACGACCATCGAGCAGCCAGCCTTCTTTGCTGGCGGACTCAATGACGGGGTCATCATGATGGCGGCTGAGGCGCTCCAGGCAATGCCGACCTTTGTGAAGGACCTGCGGATGAATGAGCTGATCCCCGGTATCGGCCACTGGACGCAGCAGGAAGCGCCCGAGCGGGTGAATGAGATCATTCTCGAATTTCTGAAGGATGTGGACGGATGA
- a CDS encoding FAD-dependent oxidoreductase, translated as MSEDVLVIGAGIGGLCTALSLSPTGRHITLLERDQPPPSTDADVVFLDWHRRGAGHVRQSHAFLARLRGIIKAHHPGLLDELKALGARELTFEMMLSDIQRELYEPKPEDEELTIITSRRTTLELALRSYVERLENVTIRPGVFVRKLLTRPADDGSVEVYGVTGEENDAPLELHADLIVDASGKSGFLIQQLMDEGAKITEESETAGILYFTRHYRLLPGQEEPSRTENPPASGDLGYIKFGVFPGDNGCFSITISVAEVETELRKSIMNPDVFHAITMELPGIRPWTDPARSEPRGKVHGMGDLHSRWRDIVVEGVPATRNYFPLGDTLVRTNPLYGRGCSFAAVSAEMLRETLDETADPVARQTAYHARLRKELRPYYVNQRAQDRSAIKRAEAALTPGYRKSWWGRMVQSFFEDGVSIAVRSDIAMLREAMRGFHMLEHPNKWLGRPRNFCRVLYYWARGKKRNAAAYPPSAGPDRETLLSTLAIDHRADLRQSLAQRELAA; from the coding sequence ATGAGCGAAGACGTTCTCGTAATTGGCGCCGGTATTGGCGGGCTTTGCACGGCGCTCTCACTGTCACCCACTGGCCGGCACATCACGCTTCTCGAACGTGACCAGCCGCCGCCAAGTACAGACGCCGACGTGGTCTTCCTGGACTGGCACCGGCGCGGGGCAGGACATGTGCGCCAGAGCCACGCTTTCCTTGCGCGCCTGCGCGGGATCATCAAGGCGCACCACCCGGGCCTTCTGGATGAGCTGAAGGCGCTCGGCGCGCGCGAGCTGACGTTTGAGATGATGTTGTCGGACATCCAGCGCGAGCTTTATGAGCCGAAGCCGGAAGACGAAGAGCTGACCATCATCACAAGCCGGCGCACAACGCTTGAGCTCGCGCTCCGCAGCTATGTCGAGCGGCTCGAAAATGTGACGATCCGGCCCGGCGTCTTTGTCCGCAAACTGCTCACCCGGCCCGCCGATGATGGCTCGGTTGAAGTGTATGGAGTCACCGGCGAAGAGAATGATGCCCCGCTTGAGCTGCATGCCGATCTGATCGTCGATGCGAGCGGCAAGTCAGGCTTCCTGATCCAGCAGCTGATGGACGAAGGCGCCAAGATTACCGAGGAATCTGAAACTGCCGGTATCCTCTATTTTACGCGCCACTATCGCCTGCTTCCCGGACAGGAAGAGCCTTCGCGCACAGAGAACCCGCCAGCGAGTGGCGATCTTGGCTATATCAAGTTCGGCGTCTTCCCGGGCGACAATGGCTGCTTTTCCATCACGATCTCGGTCGCTGAAGTGGAAACCGAACTTCGCAAGTCGATCATGAACCCGGATGTTTTTCATGCCATTACGATGGAGCTGCCAGGGATCCGTCCATGGACAGACCCTGCGCGTTCAGAGCCGCGCGGCAAGGTGCACGGGATGGGTGATCTTCACAGCCGCTGGCGCGACATCGTGGTTGAGGGCGTCCCGGCGACCCGCAATTATTTTCCGCTGGGGGACACGCTGGTGCGGACCAATCCGCTCTATGGGCGGGGCTGCTCATTTGCGGCGGTGAGCGCAGAAATGCTGCGCGAAACGCTGGACGAGACAGCCGATCCCGTGGCGCGCCAGACCGCGTATCATGCGCGCCTGCGCAAGGAGCTTCGGCCCTATTATGTGAACCAGCGGGCGCAGGACCGATCCGCCATCAAGCGGGCCGAAGCCGCGCTGACGCCGGGTTATCGCAAGAGCTGGTGGGGCCGGATGGTCCAGAGCTTCTTCGAAGACGGCGTAAGCATTGCGGTGCGCTCGGATATCGCCATGCTGCGTGAGGCCATGCGCGGTTTTCATATGTTGGAGCATCCGAACAAATGGCTGGGCAGGCCGAGGAATTTTTGCCGGGTCCTGTATTACTGGGCGCGTGGCAAGAAACGGAACGCTGCCGCCTATCCGCCGAGCGCTGGTCCTGACCGCGAAACCCTTCTGAGCACTCTCGCTATCGACCACCGTGCCGATTTGCGCCAGTCTCTCGCTCAACGTGAACTGGCTGCCTGA
- a CDS encoding TetR/AcrR family transcriptional regulator, whose translation MQDIGKREQAKAQRRSRIIRAARDLIRETGDTDLSMRMLAQRAEVSLSTPYNLFGSKRAVVLAVLEDERDFVERFGKLDRGNSIDRIFGAHELAFSYYTGDPEFYRTLWRALLSTTGQDDMGLATPERLAQTQAIWRALLHNAVKDGSLADDVPADLTLQAMAHTTGGALLSWAVGSLSTAALTPTVGIGYAICLRGVATVKGAPLLTKRIEAYRNDLAIAGTRVSDRSPETL comes from the coding sequence TTGCAGGACATCGGTAAACGCGAGCAGGCGAAGGCGCAGCGCCGCTCACGAATAATACGTGCGGCCCGGGACCTCATCAGGGAGACCGGTGATACTGATCTCTCCATGAGGATGCTGGCGCAACGCGCCGAGGTCAGCCTGTCCACGCCCTACAATCTGTTTGGATCCAAGCGAGCGGTCGTGCTGGCCGTGCTCGAGGATGAGCGCGATTTCGTTGAACGGTTCGGAAAGCTCGACAGAGGCAATAGTATCGACCGTATCTTTGGCGCGCATGAGCTGGCTTTTAGCTACTATACGGGCGACCCGGAGTTCTATCGCACGCTATGGCGCGCCTTGCTCAGTACGACGGGGCAGGACGATATGGGGCTCGCCACGCCCGAACGTCTTGCCCAGACGCAAGCGATCTGGCGGGCACTTCTTCACAACGCGGTCAAGGATGGAAGTCTGGCAGACGATGTGCCTGCCGATCTGACGCTACAGGCAATGGCACATACGACGGGCGGCGCTCTTCTTTCATGGGCGGTCGGCAGCCTTTCGACCGCGGCGCTAACGCCAACCGTCGGTATCGGGTATGCCATCTGCCTTCGCGGTGTTGCCACGGTAAAGGGCGCCCCCCTGCTGACCAAACGGATTGAGGCGTATCGAAATGATCTGGCGATCGCCGGAACCAGGGTCAGCGATCGGTCGCCCGAGACGCTGTAG
- a CDS encoding hybrid sensor histidine kinase/response regulator, which translates to MTGAAEPFPDLVGSARIELEQARLLRANLVRSCLFVEAVIVYLTVMIVAFGTVEFALLWLLAASVMVGVTFVHAKLRAPGEVTSENYKPYLRGHIVVCSLTGLVWALFASLKLNPGDVLSMFVAANMIFAITVGGILPGSEYRPGYIALASFAILPFGAYWIYALDGTTRVAALGLLLYYVFGLLVSGQTDRDMRDGIIARTNRRLTEELVERNKTIEKVSAERTRFLAATSHDLSQPLHAQGFFIQALRGELSTGKQRQLLDRIEATWRSQIELLRGIVDITRIDSGSVVPALQTIELNTVTGSLADEFSRQAQEKGLTFDSSSANVVVSTDPVLLSRILRNLLSNAVRYTPQHGEVFLRTRSQDGVVEIEIGDTGPGIPVERQEDIFEEYVRLEDEDPAKPGLGLGLSIVRRLVDILGLDLELKSSAGNGTRWVLRLPEGAEAETPEPLPVKTGRPVFARPPNCLIVDDNQEILDSMSEMLTAWGCRTRAAMSGDQAVSLLESSVKPPDILFVDRRLANQEDGVDTIARLRDVLDEQTPAVLMTGDIAALDTLTSSLSIQVMLKPVVPDDLEQVLRTLDRRKGAGPAAVS; encoded by the coding sequence ATGACGGGGGCGGCAGAACCATTTCCAGATCTTGTTGGATCGGCAAGGATCGAGCTTGAGCAGGCTCGGCTGCTTCGCGCCAATCTTGTAAGATCCTGCCTCTTCGTTGAGGCGGTGATTGTTTATCTGACCGTGATGATTGTCGCTTTCGGCACGGTTGAGTTTGCCTTGCTCTGGTTGCTTGCCGCGTCTGTCATGGTCGGCGTCACTTTCGTCCATGCCAAGCTTCGCGCGCCGGGTGAGGTCACATCTGAGAACTACAAACCCTATCTTCGCGGGCACATTGTAGTGTGCAGCCTGACGGGGCTCGTCTGGGCTTTGTTCGCCAGCCTGAAACTGAATCCAGGCGATGTGCTGTCGATGTTTGTTGCCGCGAACATGATCTTTGCCATCACGGTCGGCGGTATCCTGCCCGGATCGGAATATCGGCCGGGCTATATTGCGCTCGCCAGCTTTGCGATCCTCCCCTTTGGGGCCTACTGGATCTATGCGCTCGACGGAACAACCCGTGTCGCAGCTCTCGGCCTTCTCCTTTATTATGTGTTTGGCCTTCTCGTCAGCGGCCAGACCGACCGTGATATGCGCGATGGGATTATCGCCCGAACCAACAGGCGTCTCACGGAGGAGCTCGTTGAACGCAACAAGACGATAGAAAAAGTGAGCGCCGAACGCACTCGGTTTCTTGCAGCGACGAGCCATGACCTTTCCCAACCGCTTCACGCGCAGGGCTTTTTCATTCAGGCGTTGCGCGGTGAACTCTCAACCGGAAAGCAGCGCCAGCTTCTGGACAGGATCGAGGCGACATGGCGCAGTCAGATCGAATTGTTGCGCGGCATCGTGGACATTACGCGTATCGATAGCGGGTCTGTCGTTCCCGCTCTCCAGACGATTGAGCTAAACACGGTCACGGGTAGCCTGGCGGACGAGTTTTCCAGGCAGGCCCAGGAGAAAGGGCTGACCTTCGATAGTTCTTCAGCGAACGTTGTTGTCAGTACGGATCCGGTTCTGCTGTCGCGCATTCTGCGCAACCTTCTCTCCAATGCCGTGCGCTATACGCCTCAGCATGGCGAGGTCTTTCTGCGCACCCGGTCTCAAGACGGTGTGGTCGAAATCGAGATTGGCGATACGGGCCCCGGCATTCCGGTCGAGCGACAAGAGGATATTTTTGAGGAATACGTGCGGCTTGAGGATGAAGACCCCGCCAAGCCGGGCCTCGGGCTTGGTTTGTCAATCGTCAGGCGCCTGGTCGACATCCTTGGTCTGGACCTGGAGCTGAAGTCTAGCGCGGGGAATGGGACAAGATGGGTACTGCGGCTGCCTGAAGGCGCCGAGGCCGAGACGCCAGAACCTTTACCGGTGAAAACGGGCCGCCCCGTCTTCGCTCGACCTCCTAACTGTCTGATCGTCGATGACAATCAGGAGATCCTGGACAGTATGAGCGAAATGCTGACGGCCTGGGGGTGCCGGACCAGGGCAGCCATGTCGGGTGATCAGGCAGTGTCATTGCTGGAATCCAGCGTAAAGCCGCCAGACATTCTGTTCGTCGACCGGCGTCTGGCAAACCAGGAGGACGGGGTCGACACAATCGCCCGGCTGCGCGACGTGCTGGACGAGCAGACGCCTGCGGTTCTGATGACAGGGGATATCGCCGCGCTCGATACGCTCACTTCCAGCCTGTCTATTCAGGTTATGCTGAAGCCTGTTGTGCCAGACGATCTGGAGCAGGTTTTGCGGACTCTGGATCGACGTAAGGGTGCAGGTCCGGCCGCAGTGTCCTGA
- a CDS encoding response regulator transcription factor translates to MGEASKSIAIVDDHDLFLQGLALIVEQELPEYCIETVSVASQLLRRFKSGERHDLIICDLIMKEMNGLTFIDEVRSMGLRTPILMLSGINTNAPVDEMRQLGANGFIHKSEGREALVNAVNTVLSDPHSFHEFSSQKAGTIEDLDTEAPPCFDLPKLGERQSDVLRLLCTGAPNSEIAAKLNISENTVKTHLKFIFVELGVSRRTECMQKAQQLGLV, encoded by the coding sequence ATGGGTGAGGCATCGAAATCAATCGCAATTGTCGATGACCACGACCTGTTCCTTCAGGGGCTCGCCCTGATCGTTGAGCAGGAGCTGCCTGAATATTGCATTGAGACCGTATCCGTAGCGTCCCAGCTTCTCCGCCGGTTCAAGTCTGGCGAGCGGCACGATCTCATCATCTGCGATCTCATCATGAAGGAAATGAACGGACTGACCTTCATAGACGAGGTCCGCTCCATGGGGCTGAGAACACCAATTCTCATGCTGTCGGGCATAAACACAAATGCGCCGGTCGATGAGATGCGCCAGCTTGGGGCAAACGGTTTCATTCACAAGTCCGAAGGCCGGGAAGCTCTGGTTAATGCGGTCAATACCGTTCTCAGCGACCCGCATAGTTTCCATGAATTCTCCAGCCAGAAAGCCGGCACCATTGAAGATCTGGACACTGAAGCGCCGCCTTGCTTCGATCTTCCGAAACTTGGTGAGCGCCAGTCCGATGTTCTTCGGCTTCTGTGCACGGGTGCGCCGAATAGCGAGATTGCCGCCAAGCTCAATATCAGCGAGAACACCGTCAAGACGCACCTGAAGTTCATCTTCGTTGAACTTGGTGTCAGCCGTCGCACCGAATGCATGCAGAAAGCTCAGCAACTCGGTCTCGTCTAA
- a CDS encoding GGDEF domain-containing protein: MQDVAPRTSKVEEHYAPADEFFQNIVSLLRNMLGVESTTITVTDGQQRWLKASTGLDPDEIYSDVKFYAGVPIHSADDEIIGTISALDSNERELPPGQLKAMEDVAKVVTDFYELRRLAVNDGLTGLLTRRAFENEADRLLQLCTRHRHPLNLIYFDLDHFKSINDTYGHHAGDKVLKAVAETCRGYLRQSDVFGRLGGEEFAVLLPETEESGAILVAEKLRRAISALRFTFNDETIAVTSSFGLATQKDRKYDLPTLMSRADAVMYEAKNSGRNRCLVWGATDRVERAVRRRVLKAGQIAFTGSHASIDCTVRSLGQEGAGLDLVTTTNVPNEFRLFIRSDELSVSCKVVSRTRTHLDVEFT, encoded by the coding sequence ATGCAGGATGTTGCACCGAGAACCTCTAAAGTAGAGGAACACTATGCGCCAGCGGACGAGTTCTTTCAGAACATCGTCTCCTTGCTGCGCAACATGCTCGGCGTTGAATCAACGACGATTACGGTCACTGATGGTCAACAACGCTGGCTAAAGGCGTCGACCGGTCTCGACCCGGACGAGATATACAGCGACGTAAAATTTTACGCCGGCGTGCCCATTCACTCGGCCGATGACGAGATCATTGGGACCATATCAGCGCTCGATTCTAATGAGCGAGAACTGCCGCCCGGTCAGCTCAAAGCCATGGAGGACGTCGCCAAGGTTGTAACTGATTTCTATGAGTTACGGCGTCTTGCCGTGAATGATGGCCTGACGGGGCTTCTCACGCGCCGCGCTTTCGAAAATGAGGCGGATCGGCTCTTGCAGCTTTGCACCCGCCACAGACACCCCCTGAACCTCATTTACTTCGACCTCGACCACTTCAAATCGATCAATGACACCTACGGGCATCATGCCGGCGATAAGGTTCTCAAGGCTGTCGCTGAAACCTGCAGAGGTTATCTCCGGCAGTCCGACGTATTTGGCCGGCTTGGCGGTGAGGAGTTCGCGGTGCTGCTGCCGGAGACTGAAGAGTCCGGTGCCATACTCGTGGCCGAGAAACTCCGCAGGGCCATAAGTGCACTGCGTTTCACCTTCAATGATGAGACAATTGCGGTGACATCGAGTTTTGGTCTGGCGACGCAAAAGGATCGAAAATACGATCTGCCCACTCTGATGAGCCGTGCTGATGCCGTGATGTATGAGGCCAAGAATTCAGGCCGCAACCGTTGCCTCGTTTGGGGCGCGACCGATCGCGTCGAACGCGCTGTTCGCAGACGCGTGCTTAAAGCCGGCCAGATCGCCTTTACCGGCTCGCATGCATCGATCGACTGCACGGTCCGTTCCCTTGGGCAGGAAGGCGCTGGTCTCGACCTTGTCACCACCACGAACGTGCCGAATGAGTTTCGCCTCTTCATACGATCCGATGAGCTGAGCGTTTCGTGCAAGGTGGTGTCACGGACGCGAACCCATCTGGATGTTGAGTTCACCTAG